In Actinomycetota bacterium, a single genomic region encodes these proteins:
- the nadD gene encoding nicotinate-nucleotide adenylyltransferase: protein MNKGKGKKLHIGIMGGTFNPIHHGHLVTAQEALEQFKLDEIIFMPCGQPPHKRDEEIIPAEERYLMTVIATASNPRFTVSRMEIERKGPSYTIDTIKELRTIYGEDTEIFFITGADAILEILTWKDAEKLYDLCSFIAATRPGYCLEKFKEIHVIPEGKKEREKPKVYFMEIPALAISSTDIRRRVREGKPIKYLVPDGVARYIQKCGFYRGRKAKEP from the coding sequence ATGAATAAGGGGAAAGGGAAGAAGCTCCACATTGGGATTATGGGTGGCACCTTCAACCCCATCCATCATGGACATCTGGTCACGGCTCAGGAAGCTCTCGAGCAGTTTAAATTGGATGAGATCATTTTCATGCCCTGTGGTCAGCCTCCCCACAAGAGGGATGAGGAGATAATTCCCGCGGAGGAGAGATATTTGATGACGGTCATTGCCACCGCCTCGAACCCCCGCTTCACCGTGTCCAGGATGGAAATCGAGAGGAAGGGTCCCTCCTACACCATCGATACCATCAAGGAGTTAAGGACGATTTATGGGGAGGATACCGAGATCTTCTTCATCACCGGAGCCGATGCCATCCTGGAGATATTGACCTGGAAAGATGCGGAGAAACTTTACGATCTGTGTAGCTTCATCGCCGCCACCCGCCCCGGTTATTGTCTCGAGAAATTCAAGGAGATACACGTAATCCCGGAGGGAAAGAAGGAGAGGGAAAAGCCCAAAGTCTATTTCATGGAAATTCCCGCCCTGGCCATCTCCTCTACGGATATCCGCAGAAGGGTCAGGGAAGGAAAACCCATAAAATACCTTGTTCCCGATGGAGTAGCCAGGTACATCCAAAAATGCGGATTTTATAGAGGACGAAAGGCAAAAGAGCCGTAA
- a CDS encoding LCP family protein, with translation MSIGYRSRRKSEESMGYRTRQRLLRGWRRRRRIKIVLGIFLFLALISFGALFWLKGPAILSLLFRGKEKVRVSPLPKPVRVTFLIIGAQKTDSGEQVLGLILMSFDPKEKKISGFSIPPETFVEVPGHGFEKISEALTSGIPILSASVGNFLGISADHYLKLDHLDFERIVKAGRLNKAFDRVKESDLNQMECSRWSKILAKVPRSKINIVPLPVKPISVGQETYFEPQKDEIEHLVKVLFGREKRRRAIRVIVLNGCGEPGVAGEVAQKLIENGYKVVQTKNAESFDFKKTQIIIYRGDKSSAERVKDLLGVGVIVSKRLPQDLADIAIIVGKDYKQQPVDGP, from the coding sequence ATGTCCATAGGTTACAGAAGCAGAAGGAAATCCGAGGAATCCATGGGCTACAGGACGCGCCAGAGACTTTTGAGGGGCTGGCGAAGAAGACGACGGATTAAGATAGTCCTTGGAATTTTCCTCTTTCTCGCTCTGATTTCCTTTGGAGCCCTCTTTTGGCTAAAGGGTCCCGCCATTTTATCTCTTTTATTCCGAGGGAAAGAAAAAGTTCGGGTCTCTCCCTTGCCCAAACCTGTGAGGGTCACCTTTCTGATCATCGGGGCGCAAAAGACCGATTCTGGGGAGCAGGTTCTCGGTTTGATATTGATGTCCTTCGATCCCAAGGAAAAGAAGATAAGCGGTTTTTCTATTCCACCTGAAACCTTCGTCGAGGTCCCGGGTCATGGATTTGAAAAGATATCCGAGGCATTGACCTCTGGAATCCCCATCCTTTCGGCGTCGGTCGGGAATTTCCTGGGCATAAGCGCTGATCACTATCTGAAATTGGATCATCTGGATTTTGAGAGAATTGTAAAGGCGGGGAGACTTAACAAGGCTTTTGACAGGGTGAAGGAGAGCGATTTAAATCAAATGGAGTGTTCAAGGTGGTCCAAGATTTTGGCTAAAGTCCCACGCTCCAAGATAAACATCGTTCCCCTTCCTGTGAAACCGATCTCCGTTGGTCAGGAAACCTACTTTGAGCCCCAGAAGGATGAAATAGAACATTTGGTGAAGGTACTCTTTGGAAGGGAGAAGAGAAGGAGAGCGATAAGGGTCATAGTCCTCAATGGATGCGGAGAGCCAGGGGTGGCTGGTGAGGTGGCTCAGAAGTTAATCGAGAACGGGTATAAGGTCGTTCAGACCAAGAATGCCGAGAGCTTTGATTTCAAGAAAACCCAGATAATAATCTATCGAGGGGATAAAAGTTCCGCGGAGAGGGTAAAGGATTTGCTTGGTGTCGGAGTCATCGTATCCAAAAGGCTCCCACAGGATCTCGCGGATATAGCCATAATCGTGGGTAAAGATTATAAGCAGCAACCCGTCGATGGTCCATAA
- a CDS encoding HD domain-containing phosphohydrolase produces the protein MHHEHYDGSGYPMGLRGDNIPLGSRILAVADAFEAMTADRPYREALGFERAITELKNNAGSQFDPRIIEAFIDLIKSDKSSKRIEKIKKTIEG, from the coding sequence GTGCACCACGAACATTATGATGGAAGTGGTTATCCCATGGGACTGAGGGGAGATAACATTCCCTTAGGCTCTAGGATACTTGCTGTAGCCGATGCTTTTGAGGCTATGACCGCCGATCGTCCTTACAGAGAGGCTTTAGGCTTTGAGAGAGCTATAACCGAGCTAAAAAATAACGCTGGTAGTCAATTTGATCCACGCATAATAGAGGCTTTCATCGACTTAATCAAGAGTGATAAGTCTAGCAAAAGGATTGAGAAAATCAAGAAAACAATTGAAGGCTAA
- the rsfS gene encoding ribosome silencing factor, translating to MPLKSRELARLIARAAAEKKAEDIIVLDIGKLLIITDYFVICSGKTTRHVKTIFENIQRKLDEKAVRPLGVEGQGEAYWILLDCGDVVAHIFTQKERDYYQLERLWKDAPQLNWDESPKRRTSKP from the coding sequence ATGCCTTTGAAATCCAGGGAGTTAGCGAGACTTATCGCAAGAGCAGCTGCAGAGAAAAAGGCTGAAGATATCATCGTTTTAGACATCGGCAAGCTCCTGATAATCACGGATTATTTCGTCATATGTAGTGGGAAAACCACGCGCCACGTGAAGACCATCTTCGAAAACATCCAGAGGAAATTGGATGAGAAAGCGGTAAGACCCTTGGGAGTGGAAGGACAGGGCGAAGCCTACTGGATACTTTTGGACTGTGGCGATGTTGTCGCCCATATCTTCACCCAGAAAGAGAGGGATTATTATCAACTGGAGAGGTTGTGGAAGGACGCCCCCCAACTCAACTGGGACGAATCCCCCAAAAGAAGAACATCCAAACCCTAA